In the Pseudomonadota bacterium genome, CCAACACGTCCTTACTTGAACTTGACGGCACATCCGACAGCTGTTTGCGGGTCAACCGTAGTTCGGTCGTAATGAGCTCCAGTCGCTGATGTCCGGCATAGATCTCGCGGCCAGTCAGAAAACCGTGATGATACCGCTGCCATTTCGAATCCCTGCAGTTCGGTAAAGGCTCGTCGCCATGCTCGCCCTCGAACAGGCCCTGTTCGTAGCTGCAGAGTTTTTCAAGGCCGTATTCAAACCCCATTCGGTAAGCAATGGGCGCCGAGTTGCTGCATGCGTACACGGGTTCGTTATCATCAAGCTGCCCACCGGACATGGCGGTCGACGCGCCATGGTCTCGCCACTGATCGACATTGCAGGTTTGAAGCGGCATGGTGGAACAACCGGCTAAATAAAGAACACAGAGTGTGAGTAAGTGACGCATTTGACTATCCGCTCTCAGGAGTTAACGAAACCAATGCGATCAGTGTTGCCCAGCGCAATTACCATAATCTGGAACTGTGTCACAGTTCACAGAATTACAGAATTAGACTAAGTGAAAGTCCGTACTGAGGGAGTACGCTCATTACCCGCAAAGACAATTCTAGGGTTGATAAGGTCAGACGGCCTTACTGTCGGCGTACCGTTTCGGAAAGCGAAATCCGAGTTTTCTTTTGTGGCTTGATAATGCAGTCCGCCGCCCAGAGTGACGAAGACACCCAACACACGCTCAACGGTATCAGCCGTGCCACCGCATGCACGGCGGATTGCTGCTGTAACAGTCTGAAGGCCCAGGATTTTTCTCGTTGTTTTAGTCGTCTTACGTTACTATTTATGAATAGAGTGAAATTCGCAACCCGACACTATTGCCTCACCATATGGCGCGTAACCTGTTATTTTGTATAGATATTCAGGTGCCTGACAGTCATGTGATCAGCGCCAAGGACGTCGGTGCGAGACGACAAACAAACCACCATGGAACACCATTGATATGGAAGCAGACGACACACCAAGCACGAACAAGACCTCCGCACTGTCGATTATTGCCATCGCTATGTCGATGGGCGCACTGTTTGTCTCCGTGCTGGAGGTCTCTGCAATCCGCGATGATCAACGCATCCAGGTTTGGCCTTACATCGGTGTCTACACCAACTACTCCGAGGACGGATTTCGTTTGCATGCGATTAACAAAGGAATTGGTCCGGCTCGGGTCCAAACACTCAAGATGTTCTATGACGGCGAACACGTTACGGATATCGATCAGCTCATCCTCAATACGCTAGGCGAAAAGGATGCGTTCAGCTACGACCTCTATCGGTCCAGCAATATTAGTCGAAGTGTCATGAGCGCAGACGAAGATAAGACCCTATTCGGCGTGCCCTGGGAACCGCGCACGCGGCGTTTGATTGATGACTGGGCAACCAAGGTTGATGTCGTCGTCTGTTATTGCTCCGTGTATGACGACTGTTGGGAATCGCGCCTAAATACGGGCGAGCCGACGGAAGTGTCTAGCTGTCCGGTTCAGTAGCGATCAACCCTAATCATCTTGAAAACCAGCGGCTCGATGCGCAGAGTGCGTGACCACCGAGGTTTGCGCCCACTCACGACGGTGTGAATTCACCACACCGACGAGCAGAATCCGTCAATCCGCGCTTGGCCCACGCAAACAGTGTTACCAATCTGTGATCAATGTAAATTCGACCTGGTATCGTGATAGATTCGCGCAATGGAATGCGCTGGCGAACCGTCACGGGTCTCGCTAATCAAGAGAGTAAGAGGAGTTCTCTACGGCTTATGATGTTCTCAAAACCCAAGATCTCATGGTGTGCAATATCTACACTAGCGGCCGCGTTGTCTATCTCGGTTGTTAATGCGAGCGATCAGAGTGGCAATGCTCAGTTGAGCGAAGAAGCCGCTACTGACAAGGTTTTACAAGATCTATCTCAGTCAATGATAGAGCAAACCTTAAACCGGCTCACACCGGCGCAACTAAAAACACTCGATGAAAAATGTGACGCCGGCGCCTCGTTTGCCTGCGAAACACTGAGCGGTGTCTACAAACGCGGCGTGAATGGACCGAAGGACGAAGCGAAAGAGTTTTACTACACGAAAAAGGCGTGCGACGCCGGCAGCATAATCTCGTGTGGCAATCTGGGCGTCTTTTATCACGACGGTATGGGCACGCCCAAAGACCATACCAAATCCATTCCGTTTCTCATTGCAAGTTGCAACGACCGTCAACCTAACGCGTGTTTTTATCTGGGCTATGCGTACAAAAAGGGCGAGGGAGTCGACACAGATTTGACCAAAGCGTCGAGCGCGCTATCAAAATCCTGCGATTTGAAATTCGCCTTCGGTTGCGGAGGTCTCGGTCAGCTCTATATGGAAACCGCCGAGTCTGATCAGGATATACAGACTGCCATCAGTCTCTATGAAACTGCGTGCGAGATGCCAAAGGGATATTTTGGCTGTTATGCTCTCGGAGTCGAATACCAAAGCGGCGAAAGAGTTGACCAAGACGATGAAAAGTCCTTTCGCTTTTTTCGATTAGCGTGCCTCCATGGGCACAACGAGTCGTGCATTAACACTGGCATCAACTACTATCGAGGCACGGGGGTTGAAAGAGACATGCGCTTGGCAGGCGAGTACTTAGAACCACAGTGTGTAAAACGACACACTCTCGCGTGTCTATACTTCGCTTATCAATTAAAACTCGGTGATGGCGTACCGAAAGATCACGGACGCGCGTTTTCACTTTTTGTTTTGAGCTGCAGTGACGGGTTTGCAGATGGCTGCTTCGAGGTCGGTCTTGCCTATTATGACGGCCAGGGCGTTGCAATCGATCGACAAAAAGCTCAGCAGTATTTTGATAAATCGTGTGCACTTGGAATTCAGGAAGCGTGCTAATGCTACTGTCCTGTCACGCGACTGCGACACGCCGATGAGAGATCGCGGACGTATTGATCCGCACAGTAGCCGCCCGTTTTTTCGTTTTTTATTTTTGTCGATTATTCAATAACGTCGGTTTTTACTGCGATATCTACTATGCGCAGCGCAATAATAATAGACGACCGTCGGCTTAATCCCTAGATCAAAACCAGACAACTACCGCCTTTTTGACAGACTGTTCGACGGCGCAAATCACTCCATTTTGCAATACCCAACTCGCCGCATTAAGAATTTCTGAGTGTCTGAGAAACCCTTTTGTCGTATCACGCATCATTACCAGTAGAGGGTCTGTCATTAGCGGCGCCCGTCCGCCCATCGAAAACAGCGAGAAACGGTTCGAATGGTATTTAACACTCCGATTTTCTTACTCTTTTTTGTTTTTTTCCTGCTGATTTACGGCGTGATTTTGGGCGAGAAGAAGCCCAAGCTCTACTTTATTCTTGTCGCCAGCCTGGTGTTTTACGGCGCCTGGAACTACCGGTTTATTCCGCTGCTCGTCGGCAGCGCCGTGATTGACTATTACTTGGCACTTGCTATCGCCGCCGCACCGGCGCATCGCAAACGACTGTTTTTAACACTGTCGGTCGTCATGAATCTGGGCATTCTGGCGCTGTTCAAATACGCCGACTTCGCCATCGAATCGGCAGGTGAGTTCTTATTACTGTTCGGTGTCGAAGCCTCGTTACCCACGCTCTCCTGGATTCTCCCAGTTGGCATTTCGTTCTACACCTTCCAAAGCCTCAGCTACACAATAGACGTTTATCGCGGCGACATGGAACCACGCCGGGGACTCGCTCACTTCACAACGGCACTCGCCTTTTTTCCCCAACTGGTTGCCGGACCCATTTTGCGCGCGCGTCAGATTCTTCCGCAGTTTCATTCGCTGCCGGTGCCCACCTGGGAAAACGCGCGTCACGGATTTTTGCTGATCACCTCTGGGCTGTTCAAAAAAACCATCGCCGACTTACTGGCGATACCAGTCGCTCACGCATTTGATGGCGATGGACCGGTCAGCCTGCTCGAAGCCTGGACCGGTGCGTTGGCCTTCGCTGGGCAGATTTATGGCGACTTCGCCGGCTATACCGACATGGCGATTGGTATCGCACTGGTCATCGGCTTTAAGATCCCACCCAACTTTCGACTCCCTTACTTCGCCGTTTCACCCGTTGATTTTTGGCGTCGATGGCATATCTCGCTATCCAGCTGGCTACGCGACTACTTGTACATTCCGTTAGGCGGCCGCAACAATCGCTACCGCAATGTGATGATCACGATGCTGTTAGGCGGACTCTGGCACGGCGCCGCCTGGAACTTTGTTGCCTGGGGAGCGTTCCACGGTGTCATTATTATGGCCACACACTACCTGAGCGGACTCGGTATATTCGCGGCGTTTTCCAGCAGGTCGTCGCGGATGATGACCGTTTTGAAGTGGGCGATTACGTTCTATCTTGTCTTGCTGGGGTGGGTGCTCTTTCGCGCCACCAGCCTCGACGATGCGCTACAGCTCATGATTAACATGCACACCATCTCCGGTCTCCCGGGGTCGGCGCCGACCGCCTTGGTGGTCTTCGTGCTCACAATCGTCGCATTAATCGGCATGCATGTGTGGGACTGGTTTGTTATTGCCAAAGGCGATGCCTTTGAAACCAAGCGCTGGCTGTTTTGGCCCGTGCTCATTCTGATCCAGGCAATTTGCCTTATGACCGGAGAACCGAGTAATGAGTTCATCTACTTCCAGTTCTGATCAAGCACCCGGCACTCGCAAGATTTATCTGCGTATTCTGCTCGCGATTGTGCTGGGCATGGCCACTGCATTGGCCAGCGTGCAGGCATTTGTCGCGGCCAATGGTGCAGGGTCTCGTTCAATACTGGGCCGAGTCATTGAGGCACAAGAAGCCATTCCATCCATCGCGGGTGAAAAAGAGGACCTCGTGTTGGTGTTTGGTTCTTCGATGGTCGAAGCGGGGTTTTCGCCACGAGAATTTGATCGCGATCTCGCGGAGCAAGGCATCGATATAAAGTCTTTCAACTTTGGCTTTGGCGGACTGAATCCGCTCTTCCAGGATTATCTCTCCCGGCGCATGGTGGAACAATTTCAAGCACAGGACCGGCGCATAAAACTGTTGCTCATTGAATTCAATCCGTTCCAAACGACGGTTACTCGCCGCGAAGGTGCTCGCGCACTTGAAGAATCGTATATCGCTCTGCTGGCAAGCCCCAAAGAACTATTCGATGTCTTTATGAAAGATCCGGAACGCGGCCTTCGTATGTTGCAGATTCGGTATCTGCGGGACGGCATCTCGGCTGAAATGATCACCACGTTTTTTTGGGGTGAACCATTTGAACAACAAGCCCCTCGTACTCAACTCGTTCAAGAAGAAGGTATCGCCGAAGCACTCGACGAACTGCAAGCGGAACTGGGCAAACGATTTAGCGACGAATACCCCGACTATGACGGCTCTGACTGGTACTACCCCTGGCAAGGCGGCGGCACCATACAGTCGGAGCGACCAGCGGAAACAGTGGCTCTTTTTAACGACTACTATCGGCTCACCCAAACCGACTTTCGCAAAGACAATGCTCGTTTACGGCGCATTGCCACATCGGATATTGTGGATTTGAACTTCGACCCCGAGCTTGTCGACGCCTTTATTCGAATCGTGAACAACTTCAAGGTCATCGCCGATGACATCGAAATCGTCTTACTCCCCAAAAACCATCGATGGATTGACAATCCACCCGAGGCGCTTGCGCGACAGGCCGACGTCGTTGAGCAAATCAAAAAAGCAACTGGTGTACCGGTACGAGACTTTCAGAAAGTCGAGTCGCTGGGCGACGAGATGTTTTCCGATACAACCCACTTGAACCGCTATCGCGGTGCCGTTATTTTCACGCGACTGCTGGCCGAGCAATATCAACGCACGTTACGGCCCTAACGCGCCAATGGACGCGCGATATTAATCGCAACTAGCGTCGCAGAATCGCCCACCACCGCGCCACGTTTAGTAGGCTCATCAGTGCCGCCGATACGTAAGTCATCGCCGCTGCGCTCAGTAAACGGCGCGCATGTAATTCATCGCCTTCAATCAACACATCGTGTTTCGCGAGCATAGGCAACGCACGCCCAAAGCTTGCGTCAAATTCACTTGGCAAAGTTAATAAGTGAACCAGCACTCCGGTACCGAGCGTCATAAAACCACCCAACACCATCAAGCCACCGGCCACCGGAGTGCGTGTTACGGCCACAATTACCGGTGAGGCCATCAGTAAGAACGCACCGACTTTCTGCACAGGCCCAACCAAACGCACCAACTGTGTGCGCAAATGTAACGCTCGATAGCCGGTGGCGTCCTGAATAGCATGCCCGACTTCGTGAGCCGCGACGACAACGGCGGTCAGGGATTTTCCAGAGAAGTTCGCCTCGCTCAGTCGAACCATTTTCTCATCAGGCGAATAGTGATCACCCGCGTCGGTCGCTTCCGTGCCAACGGATTCCAATCCATGCAAGTCCAGCAAACGCCTCGCTGCCTCGCCGCCTGTCACACCATACCGGTCGGCGGGCTCACTGTAGCGCTTCATCACTCTACCCACCCAGAATCCTGGAAGGTAGATAAGGGCAAGCAACACCAGCAAGAAGAAAAGAATGTGCATACGAGGATTATTTAGTGAGTCGTGTCCGAATAGTAACAAGGAGGCATCCACAAGTGGACAATCCCCTACCTGCCCTGGCGCTCGCTGCCATGCTGGACGCGCGGACCGTTTGGCGCGATGTCGTTGTCGGTCAAACGCGTGGGGGAGCGGGTACCGATTGGAGGTAGGGCCTAAAATCAACAGACCGAGTCCCATCGTTAATGGCAAAACCTGTCGTATCAGTAGCCGTATCCTGTGCGAAGAAGGACGCACCAGCCACACTTTTGGCGTACGACCGCGTATGATTCGGGTCATGAACCTCCAACACGCTGGTTACTCATCATGAATGCACTGTCGAATTACCTGATCACCGGGGCGGCGATTTTGCTTAGCCTGAGCGGTTGTGCCACCGCCGATCTCTCCGATGAATACTTCGAAACGGCGGCTCGACAGTTGGACTATGGGGATTATAGCTCGGCGTATCTACTCGAAAAGGCCTGGGATGCCTACAAGAAAAAAGACTACGCGAAGATTCTCGGCTACACGACCAAATGCGTTGACATTCATGGCGACGAAGGCAAGCGCATGAACTCAACGTTATCGGCCTTTGAGCCCGAAGTGTCAGCCGGCGAACTGTGGGCGCTTAATGATGTGGGAACATGCCTATACATCATGGCCAATACGTACGAAGAACTTCAACGCTACCCCGACGCGGTCAGGACCTATCGTCAATTGGCGACCGACTATACCTATGCCCAGTGCTGGGATACCAAAGGTTGGTTCTGGCGGCCGGCCGAGGGCGCGGCCCGAAAAGCCGAGAAAATGAAGAACTGGTGAGTAATGGTGTTCACCCGCTTCCAGGATTCCGACTGACTGTCCCAGGGCGACGCTGCTTCGCAATCTGACCAGACAACATCGCTGAATTTCCGCGTGGGTAACATGGACACAGCGAAGTAATACCTGTCTTTATTGCTTAGTGCTGCCTGAATACAGAGCCCCCACCGTACCCAGCAACAAAACGATTGCAAACGCAATGGGCACGATAACGGCCGATTCGATCCAGTAAGCCCGTACCAAATCATTCGTTGACGTATCAACGGGCGGTGCCGCAACAAGAATATCGAGGCTGGATAGGAATCCAGATTGAGACGTGTTCTCAACGGCAAAACCTTAAAGTACGCCGATCTCAAAGATTGTATCAAGCGTAATTATTTCGTCATGCGGCCTAAAAAGCCGGGTGAATGCACAGGGACGCGATCGCGCTCAAAGAACTTTTTCGACGCGCTGAAACTCCATGCTTTGGGCCACTCAACCGACCGTCTTAGGTTTCTTAGTGGGTGTATTACCGTATAATCACTTGCCCATTCTCTTTTATCTGTTACGCCGTTATTACCGAAACACGGTGGCACCTGTCACTATCATTCCTCAAGCCATACCGCATGCATCACTCGTTTGAAAACCCAACAGCCTCAATGATTCGCCAAGCACGACGGGTGGTGATCAAGCTCGGTTCGTCGTTGCTCATTGACCCAGACAATCGGTCGTTACGCCGTGAGTGGCTACGTCGCTTGATCGACGATATCCATCCAATGCTACAAGATGGTGTGCACGTGTTGATTGTGTCGTCTGGCGCCATCGGCGTGGGATGCCGCAGCCTCGATCTCCGTCGATCGGAATTATCACTCGCACAAAAGCAAGCCGTCGCAGGTGTCGGTCAAGTGCGCTTACTGCAAACGTACGAAGATTTGTTTCAGGCCCATGGCAAGAGCTGCGCGCAGGTACTGCTCACCTTAGAAGACACCGAACAGCGGCAACGTTATCTCAATGCGCGCACCGCCATTGAGGCCATGCTCGAACTGGGCGTTATTCCAATCATTAATGAGAATGACACGGTTGCC is a window encoding:
- a CDS encoding zinc metallopeptidase, whose product is MHILFFLLVLLALIYLPGFWVGRVMKRYSEPADRYGVTGGEAARRLLDLHGLESVGTEATDAGDHYSPDEKMVRLSEANFSGKSLTAVVVAAHEVGHAIQDATGYRALHLRTQLVRLVGPVQKVGAFLLMASPVIVAVTRTPVAGGLMVLGGFMTLGTGVLVHLLTLPSEFDASFGRALPMLAKHDVLIEGDELHARRLLSAAAMTYVSAALMSLLNVARWWAILRR
- a CDS encoding MBOAT family O-acyltransferase; its protein translation is MVFNTPIFLLFFVFFLLIYGVILGEKKPKLYFILVASLVFYGAWNYRFIPLLVGSAVIDYYLALAIAAAPAHRKRLFLTLSVVMNLGILALFKYADFAIESAGEFLLLFGVEASLPTLSWILPVGISFYTFQSLSYTIDVYRGDMEPRRGLAHFTTALAFFPQLVAGPILRARQILPQFHSLPVPTWENARHGFLLITSGLFKKTIADLLAIPVAHAFDGDGPVSLLEAWTGALAFAGQIYGDFAGYTDMAIGIALVIGFKIPPNFRLPYFAVSPVDFWRRWHISLSSWLRDYLYIPLGGRNNRYRNVMITMLLGGLWHGAAWNFVAWGAFHGVIIMATHYLSGLGIFAAFSSRSSRMMTVLKWAITFYLVLLGWVLFRATSLDDALQLMINMHTISGLPGSAPTALVVFVLTIVALIGMHVWDWFVIAKGDAFETKRWLFWPVLILIQAICLMTGEPSNEFIYFQF
- a CDS encoding DUF2799 domain-containing protein, producing the protein MRHLLTLCVLYLAGCSTMPLQTCNVDQWRDHGASTAMSGGQLDDNEPVYACSNSAPIAYRMGFEYGLEKLCSYEQGLFEGEHGDEPLPNCRDSKWQRYHHGFLTGREIYAGHQRLELITTELRLTRKQLSDVPSSSSKDVLAAVDHERVMMLRGRIANLVSERDFETRRLTSLRQSLKVNYKDGLSSLRLLE